GTGACTGCTTGCGTTTAAACAAGCCACTGCCGGTTTTCTTGAAACGCTTAGCCGCAGCACGGCTACTTTTCATCTTAGGCATCTTGGTCTCCTTTTCGATCAGGTAGATAAAACATCCTGCAAGAGTGCCTTGCCTTAACAGGATGGTGTTGGGGAATACCCCCAATTTTTATGCTTAGGCTTTTTTCTTCGCGCCCAACATCATGACCATTTGACGGCCTTCCAGACGCGGGAATTGCTCGACAACCGCCAGTTCTTCCAGCTCTTTTTCAACACGCTTGAGAACATCCATCCCCAGCTCTTTGTGAGCCATTTCACGGCCTTTGAAGCGCAGGGTGACTTTAACCTTATCGCCCTCTTCCAGAAACTCTTTCAGTTTGCGCAATTTGATCTGGTAATCGCCTTCATCCGTTGCCGGACGCATCTTGATTTCCTTGACCTGCACTTGTTTCTGGTTTTTACGGGCTATCGCCGCTTTCTTACTTTCATCGAAACGGAATTTACCGTAATCCATGATCCGGCAAACCGGTGGCTTCGCATTGGGTACGATTTCCACCAGGTCGAGTTCGGCGTCGTAAGCCATTTCCAGCGCGTCCCGCAGGGAGACAACACCTTGATTTTCACCTTCCGCATCAATCAGACGAATTTTCGGAACGTTAATATCGTCATTAATACGGTGTTCTTTTTCGAGAGCGATAAGTTTAATCCTCAGATAGTGATAAGCGACGTGACGCAATTTCCGCTGACAGACGTTGCTGGACTTCCGCCAATGGGAAGGTTCCTACGTCTTTACCGGAACGTGTGCGCATAGCCACAGATTGTGTTTCCACTTCGCGATCCCCGACTACTAACAGGTACGGGACACGCTGCATAGTGTGCTCACGGATTTTAAAGCCAATTTTTTCATTTCTCAAGTCTGATACGGCGCGAATACCCGCGTCAAGCAATTGCTTAGTGGCATCTTGCACGAAATCGGCTTGTTTGTCCGTGATATTCATCACGACAGCTTGCGTTGGTGCTAACCAGAGCGGGAAACGCCCTTCGTAATGTTCAATCAGAATGCCGGTGAAGCGTTCCAATGAACCGAACAGCGCACGGTGCAACATGACCGGACGTTTACGGGTATTGTCTTCCGCCACGTAAGTCAGGTCAAAGCGTTCTGGCAAGCTCATATCCACTTGCAAAGTGCCGCACTGCCAATCACGACCGATGGCATCACGCAACACGAATTCCAGTTTAGGGCCGTAAAATGCACCTTCGCCGGGGAACAGCGTGTACGGCAGATTCATGCTATCCAGTGCATTGCCGAGGGCGTGTTCCAACAAATCCCAGCTCTCATCCGAACCGATGCGGTTTTCAGGGCGAGTCGAGAGTTTGATGTGCACATTTTCAAAGCCAAATTCTTTGTAAATGTCGAGCACTAACGCCACCACGTCTTTGCACTCTTGCGCCATTTGGTCTTCAGTACAGAAGATATGTGCATCATCCTGCGTGAAGTGACGCACTCGCATTAATCCGTGCAATGCGCCGGACGGTTCGTAGCGGTGTACTTTACCGAATTCAGCCATCCGCAATGGCAGGTCACGGTAGCTTTTCAAGCCCTGTGAAAACATCAACATACCGCCGGGGCAGTTCATGGGTTTCAGGGCGAAAACGCGCTCGTCTTCAGTCGTGGTGGTGAACATATTGTCACGGTAGTTGAACCAGTGACCGGAGGTTTCCCACAGGCTACGATCCATGACATCCGGGGTATTCACCTCAACGTAACCTGCGCGTTGCTGGCGTTGACGCATGTAGCCAATCAAGGCTTGGAATACTGTCCAGCCTTTAGGATGCCAGAAGACTGCACCGGGGGCTTGTTCGTCGAAATGGAACAAATCCAGTTGGCGACCAAGTTTACGATGATCACGCTTTTCAGCCTCTTCCAACATCGTCAGGTAGGCTTGCAAATCTTTTTTGTTTGCCCACGCCGTGCCGTAAATGCGTTGCAGCATTTCGTTGTTGGAATTGCCACGCCAGTACGCACCTGCCACCTTCATCACTTTGACGGAGGGGATTTTGCCCGTGCTAGGAACGTGGGGACCACGGCACAAGTCGATAAAATCGCCTTGACGGTAGAGGGAGAGCGTTTGGTCGGCGGGAATGCTTTCGATGATTTCCGCTTTGTACTTTTCACCCATGTTCAGGAAGAAGCTCACGGCTTCATCGCGTGACAGGGTTCTGCGCTCAACGGGGATGTCTTGCTTGATTAAATCTTGCATCCGCGCATCAATCGCCTGTAAATCTTCGGGCGTGAACGGGCGTGGGGAGGCAAAATCGTAGTAAAAGCCGTTTTCGACCGTGGGGCCAATGGTGACTTGTACTTCAGGGAATAATTGTTTGACCGCTTGAGCCATCAAATGCGCGGCGGAATGGCGGATAATATCCACGCCTTCGGCATCTTTTGCGGTGATGATACTCAGGGAAACATCGTGATCAATGACATAGCTGGCATCAACCAATTGATCGTTTACTTTGCCAGCCAAGGTAGCTTTAGCCAGACCTGCGCCAATATCGGCAGCAACGGCAAGCACAGAAAGCGGGGCATCGTAAATACGTTGACTTGCGTCGGGAAGAGTAATAATAGGCATATTGTGCTCCAGTGGTGGCCTATACGAGGGGTCACGTGGTTATAGTGGTTGTAATATGAAAGTGGTAGGCGTAATTGGACTCGAACCAACGACCCCCACCATGTCAAGGTGGTGCTCTAACCAACTGAGCTATACGCCTGTCGCTGAAGGAGGCAGAGTATAGCGTTATTAAAATCAAACGCAAGATTTTTTTGTACTGGCGTGACGGGTACACTGCAAAAATCATCAATACCCCTTGAAATCCTCCTGCCATCCCCCATCTTGCCGACATCGAAATATACAAGATATGAGGACGCATACCCCATGACGGCAACAAGCAACAAAGAAAACCTGCAATTTCAAACCGAAGTGAATCAACTGTTACACCTGATGATTCACTCGCTGTATTCCAACAAAGAAATTTTCCTGCGCGAACTCATTTCCAACGGTTCGGATGCGTGCGACAAGCTGCGTTTTGAAGCCATCGGCAACGATAGCCTTTACGAAACCGACAGCGAATTGCGCGTAGAAGTCGAATTCGACGCGGCAGCAGGCACGATCACTGTGCGCGACAACGGTATCGGCATGAGCCGCGATGAAGTCGTGACCAATATCGGCACGATTGCCAAATCCGGCACCAAAGAATTCTTGAGCAAACTGACCGGCGATGAGAAAAAAGACTCGCACATGATCGGGCAGTTCGGGGTAGGTTTCTACGCCTCCTTCATCGTTGCCGACAAAGTAACGCTAACCACGCGCCGCGCTGGGGATGCCGCTTCCGAAGGCGTGCGCTGGGAATCGGATGCGCAATCTGGCTACTCACTGGAACAAGTCGAAAAAGCTACCCGTGGTACAGAAATCGTCCTGCACTTGAAAGAAGACGAAAAGCTGCTGGCAGACGGCTGGCGTTTACGCAATATCATCCGCCAATATTCCGACCACATCCCACTGCCGGTAAACATGCGCAAAACCGAAGCCGGTGAAATCCAAGATGAATGGGAAACCGTCAACAAAGCCAACGCGCTGTGGACACGCGCCAAATCCGAAGTGAAGGACGAGGAATACCAAGAATTCTACAAGCACGTTTCGCACGACTGGGAAGACGCGCTGGCATGGTCACACAACCGCGTCGAAGGCAAATACGAATACACGTCCCTGCTGTACCTGCCTTCCAAAGCCCCGTTCGACATGTTCGACCGCGATAACACCCACGGCTTGAAGCTTTACGTACAGCGCGTTTTCATTATGGAAGACAAAGAATTCAAGCTGATGCCACGCTATTTGCGTTTCGTGCGCGGTGTGCTGGATTCCAACGACCTGCCGCTGAACGTATCGCGTGAAATCCTGCAAGGCAACAAAATCATCGAGAACATGAAAAATGCTTCGGTGAAAAAAGTCATTGGTTTGCTGGAAAACATGATTGCCAACGAGCCAGACAAGTACCAAAAATTCTGGAAAGAATTCGGCAAAGTCCTCAAAGAAGGCCCAGGCGAAGACTTCAGCAACCGCGAACAAATCGCCAAACTGCTGCGTTTTGCCTCCACAAACAACGATAGTGCTGAACAAACCGTTTCCTTGCCGGACTACATGGCTCGCATGAAAGAAGGTCAGGACAAAATCTACTACATCACTGCCGACAGCCACACCGCTGCGAAAAACAGCCCACATCTGGAAGTGTTCCGCAAAAAAGGCATCGAAGTGCTGTTACTGTCTGACCGCGTAGACGAATGGCTGGTACAGCATTTGATGGAATTTGAAGGCAAATCGCTGCAATCCGTCGCCAAAGGCAACCTTGACCTTTCCAAACTCGAAAGCGAGGAAGATAAAAAAGAACAAGAAAAAATCGAGGCAGAAGCCAAAAACATGGTCGAACACATCAAAACGGCATTGGGCGAAAAAGTCGGCGAAGTGCGCGTATCGCACCGTCTGACCACCTCACCATCGTGCATCGTGCTAAACGACCACGACATGGCGTTGTACATGCAGCAATTGATGAAACAAGCCGGTCACGAAATGCCTGACACCAAGCCTGCGCTGGAAATCAACCCAACACATCCGTTGCTCAAGCGCATGGAAGCCGAAACCGATGACGAGCGTTTTGGCGAATGGTCAAGCATCTTACTCGATCAGGCAATTCTGGCAGAAGGCGGACAACTCGACGATCCGGCAGGCTTTGTTAACCGCTTGAATAAGCTGATGTTGGCAATGGGTTAAGAACCCCTCACCCCAACCCCTCTCCCTCAAGGGGCGAGGGGCTAGATAAAAGCCCCGTTATTGGGGCTTTTTTGTGTCCCGACGCTTTTCGATAAAAATTTCTAATGAATCTGCTCTGAAACTGTTTCATTCATCACACAACTTTGCTCTAATAGCACAATCGTCATTCTCATACAAAAATCTAATGAATGATGTATGGCTACCCCGTATTTCCTTTGTCGAGTCAGCAACATGGCTATTTACCGATTGTTAATCTGCGCAACCCTTTTGGTGAGCCTAAACGGCTGTCAATCCAGCACCAGCGACTGCCCGCCTGTCCCTCTTGCCAAACAAGATGCAGCAAGTGAAACATTGCCCCAACAGCTTCAGCAGCAACAGCTTACCCTCGAAACGTTGCAAGCCAAATTGAATGACACGGAACAACGTCTGCAACAAAACCAGCAACAGCTTGCCGATAAAACCCAGCAACTGGATGCGCTAACCCAAGACAAGAGTGCCCAGCAAGTCGCCACCACCACCAGCACGCTCACCGACTTAGAAGAGCAGCTAGCGAAACAGCAACAAGAAATCGAGCGCTTGAATACCGCACTGCGCCAAGCCGAGGATGCCAAGGCAGCCGTTGCCCCTGCATCCATGCCCGCATACTAACAACGAGGGTAAACCATGACTAAGCGCCATTACCTGCACAAGGGATTGCTACTTATCCTGATGCTGCTGACGTGTTTACTGCCTGCTGCCCATGCCGCAGTTACCGCGAACCTAACCGTGCAAGTCGTCGATGGCACCAACGCTGATGCGCCCTTAGCCAATCATGAAATCCACGTCCGCGAAGTCTTAGCCGACGGCAGCAATGTGTGGCGCACTAAAGCCAAAACCGATACCAATGGGCAAGTCGCTTTCACGTTGGATGGTTTGGGCGCTGGCAAACGCTATGTCTTACAAGCCAAAAGCTCCCGTGCCAATAAAAATCGACAAAGTGCCGTGATCGACACCGCTGGCGCGATGACATTCCGGGTTGGTTTTCCCCTGCTAAACGTCACCTTATTGGATGCATTGACTCAACAGCCGCTGTCTGACATCAGCGTCACGGCTTACAAACAGGAAAACGGCAAAGCCATCTGGTTAGACAACCTGAAAACGAACAGCAGCGGGCTGGTCATATTTGAACTCGAAGCACTCAGCCAAGGTATCCCCGTCACCTTGAATGCCAAGGTATTCAACGGCTTTACTGCCACGCAAACCCACACACAACCCGGCTCAGCAAAGTTCACCTTGGGCGACACAGTTGCCACCCTGGTTGATGGTATTCAAGCCGGATTACCGCCATTAGCTAATTACGGCGTACAAGTCCGGGAATTGTTAAGCGACGGTAAAACAGCATGGTTTGCCAGTGTTACCACGGATGCGAAAGGGCAATTACGCCTGAATCTACCGCCCAACCGCCAGTTCCGTCTCGAAGCCAAAAGCACGTTCAACAACGCTTACAAATTCAGTCAACCGTTGCAAGCCGGGCAGCAACAGACCTTTCAAGTTGGCACGCCTTTGCTGCAAGCCACGCTGAAAGACGCGGTTTCTGGCGCAGTACTTCCGGCAGTAAAAGTCACCGCTTACCTCATCAAAGCCGACGGTAAAAGTGTTTGGCGCACCGAAACCAGCACAGATGCCAACGGTCAAGTGCGTTTCGACCTTCCCGAACTGCTGGAAGGTGACAAAGCACAATTATTTGCCGCCCCCTACAACGCCTACCGTGCTGCCAGCCCTATTGTCAGTCAACCCGGCAATCTGGAATTCAAGGTGGGGGAAACACGGGTGAAAGTAATGGACAGCACCCAAACACCTGCCAAACCCTTAGCCAACCAAAAAGTGACAATCGCCGAAAAAATGGCAGATGGCAAAGAAGTGTGGCGCAGCGAAGCTACCACCGATGCCGCCGGTCTATTACGCCTAAGCCTGTTTGCGCAGAATGATAAACGCACTTACGTTCTCAAAGCGAAAAGCCCGTTTAACCAAAGCTGGAAAACCAGTCAACCTTTGCAACAAGCGGGTGAATATACGTTTACCGTAGGTAGCCAACCTTTGCCCGTCACGCTCAAAGACCTTAGTACCGGCAATCCGTTAGCCAATATCCAAATCACCGCCTATCGCGTAGTCGCAGGCGGCAAACCGGAATGGATTACCCGCCAAACCACCGATGCTAACGGGCGCACCGGCTTTGACTTACCCGAATTAAGCAATGGCGGCACGATTCGCCTGCAAGCCACCGCCTTCAACAACTTCGGCGCGTGGAGTCAAGACATTACCAGCACCGCCGCGTTTGAATTCGGCGTCGGTAGTATGCAAATTAGCGTCAAAGACGGTACACAAGCCGATGGCGTATTGCTACCAAATCTGGAGGTGCATATCCGTGAAAACATGGCAGATGGCACGACGGCTTGGTTCAACAAAGCAATAACAGATACGCAAGGTAATCTAAAAATCGACCTGCCGGGGCTGGATAAAGGGCGCAAATTTTTCCTGCAAGCCATGCACCCCGTGACCAAGCGCTACAAGAGCAGCCAAACGCTCGAAAAAGCGGGTGCGCATACCTTCATGGTCGGTACACGCCTCATGGCGGTAACACTCTACAATGCCATTACTGCTGCCCCTTTAGCCGATAAAGACATTACCCTGCAAGAAATACAAGCCGGAAACACTAGCACTTGGCCTTACGTTTGGCGCAGCTCTGCCAAGACTGATGCCAAGGGTATTGCAATCATTGATTCCGAATTACTGTCACAAGCAGGCTTGAATTTTGTACTGAGTGTCACGCCTTACAACACCGGCAGGATCATGACTGCACCGTTTCCAGCGCAAACCTATAGCGTTGATTTTCCGGTAGGGACAATCCCTGTCACCCTCGTTGACCGCGATAATGGCAACGCCATCATGCCGAATCAGCGCATTGATGCTTATGAAATTTCCAGCGATGGCAAACTCACTTGGCTCAAAAACGGCACAACCGATACTAACGGGCAAGCCATTTTCGATCTGGAAACCCTACGCAAAGGCACGCGCCATGTGTTCAAGGCATATAATCCCTTTGGCAACAAACAATACCCGTACAGCCGCATTATCACCACAACCGGTGCGGTCACTTTTGCTATCGGGCGCACTGACAAAGGTGAGTTGGATCTCAAACCACCTGCACTGGAAATCCTCTCCCCTAGCAAAGCCAGTGTTGGCACTATCGGCTTTGAACTCAGTGGTAAAGCCAGCGATGACAAAGCGCTGGACAAAGTTGACATTACCCTCGTGAGTGGCAGCCTCACTGCCACGCATACTGCGACGTTGGATAAAATCACCGGCAACTGGAAACTCGCAGTAAGCAGCACTGCCCTGCAAACCGGGCAAACCCTCAACGTCACCGCCATAGCCGTTGATGCAACCGGCAATACCACCTCTGTCACCCGCAGCTACCAAGTGCTCGCGGATAAGGATGCGCCCAGTATTACCATCAGTTCGCACCACGCCGATGAAACGGTGTTAAAAACCGGCTTCCTGCTGCAAGGCACTGTCACCGATGACACTGAGGTCAGCACCTTGCAACTCTCGGTTACACAAGATAGCGGTAAAGTCTTGGTAACACCCAAAAACCTCACGCCAACCCCGGCAGGTCATTGGGCGTATGCCTTGCCCAACGGCATTCTCAGCCAAGACAGCAAAATTACCGTTAGCCTCACCGCTACCGACACCAGTGGCAAACAAAGTAGTAATACACTGGCGCTCAACGTAGCAGGCGCACACGAAGAACACCGGCAATTACTCAGCCGCACCACGTTTGGCATCACCGATGCACTGTTGCAGGAAGTCACGCAATTAGGCACAACCGAGTTCCTAGAGCAACAATTGAATCCAAATAAACTGGATGACAGCGCGTTTGATGCTCGCCTGACCAACGCCAATCCAGCTACCCTCACGGAATTCCAGACCGCTACTCTGCAACGCATGATCGGTAGCCGCCGCCAGTTGCAGGAAGTAATGACCTGGTTCTGGGAAAACCATTTCAACACCGATTTCCGCAAAACCGGCAATAAGCTGCTGTATGAATTGGCAGAAAACGACGTATTCCGTGCTAACGCACTCGGTAATTTCCATCACTTACTCACGGCTAGTGCCAAAAGTCCGGCGATGTTGTATTACCTCGATAACGTGAAAAACGTCAAAGCCAATGCCAACGAAAACTACGCCCGCGAATTACTGGAATTGCATACGGTCGGTGTGGATGGTGGTTACACCCAAAAAGAAGTGGATACGCTGGCAGAAGTCTTCACCGGCTGGCAAGTGCAGAATGACCGCTTCTTCTTTAATGCCGCGCAACACAACAGCAGTGCCAAAGTGTTCTGGGGCAATGCGATTCCCGCAGGTGGTGTGGATGAAGGCGAACGGGTGCTGGATATTCTGGCGCGTCACCCTGCTACGGCTAACTACCTGTGTTCCAAACTGGTCACGTATTTTGTCAGCGATCAGCCCGTTAACAGCCTGCAAGCACGTTGTGCCAGCACGTTTTTGGAACAAGATGCTGCCCCGGATCAAATCGCGCAAGTGTTGCGGGTTATCCTGACTTCGCCGGAGTTTTACGCGACAGCAAACATTAATAGCAAAGTCAAAACACCCCTGGAATTCGTCACCGCCAGCGTGCGTGCTACCCACGCCCAAGGCACTCACGCTGACTTACCAGCAGCCCTGAAACGCATGGGTATGGATTTGTACCAATACCCCCTACCGACCGGCTACTCCGATACCGGCGATGACTGGGTAAGTTCAGCCGCGCTGCAAGAACGGGTGCGCTTCGTCAATCTGTTAGCCAATGCGCGTAGCGGTGCAACCTATCTGGATACCACTAAGCTTTTCAACGCCCAACAAGCTATCACCGCCGAAAGCATTGCCAGCGATTTACTCAACTGGACGATTGGCGGTTATTACGCTGAACTGGAATGGCAAACCGCGCTGGAAGTCTTGAACGCTGAAGGTGCTTTCAACCCGAATGCCAGCAATGCTGATGCGCGGATTCGCGAAACCGTGGGCACTGTTTTGAGTTACCCGGAATTCAACTACCAATAAGGCGGGGAAACACTATGCAACGTCGTGATTTTTTAAAGTACATGCTGTCATCCACCGTCGCGGGGAGCGCTTGGTTCGCTAACAACGCCCATGCCGCAGCAGCCCCGAAAAGCTTGATCGTGATTTTCCAGCGTGGTGGCTGTGATGGCTTGAACGTCGCAGTACCTTACGGAGAAGCCGCGTATTATCGCCTGCGCCCTACCCTTGCGATTCCCCGCGCCGGGCAAAGCGATGGCGCGTTGGATCTGAACGGCTTTTTGGGGCTACACCCCGCGATGAGTGCGTTACACAAGCTGTATCAGCAAGGCAATGTGGCGGTCTTTCCGGCAACACATTACCCCAATGCCAGCCTCTCACATTTCGACAGTGAGCACTTTATCGAAAGCGGTGTTATCAGCAAAACCAGCAACGGCTGGCTAAACCGCCATTTAGAAACCACCAGCCATAGCAGCGGAATGCGCGGGGTAAGCTTCGGCACAGAGATTGCGCAAGCGTTACGTGGCAATGTGCCGGTGTCTTCCTTTAGTGACTTAGCAGCCTTCGACTTGGATATGGCCGCCAGTGCCGAAGCACGCATGACCGCACGTTTGCAAAAAATTTACGCACAAAGCCCCCATCTGGGTGGCAATAACGGAGTACGCATCCAAAATGCGGGGCGTACCTTGCTTGCCGACCTTGGGCTGGTGCAACAGCTTGATGTGAAAGGCTACCAACCTGCAAATGGCGCAATTTATCCCAACAATAGCTACGGCACACAATTACGCCAAGCCGCACAATTAATCAAAGCGGGGGTAGGGTTGGAACTGGCAACTGTGAATATCGGCGGTTGGGACACCCACCAAACACAAGGCAATCAAGTGGGTTATCAAGCCAACATGCTAAAGATTTTTGCGGAC
The window above is part of the Thiothrix winogradskyi genome. Proteins encoded here:
- the infC gene encoding translation initiation factor IF-3, giving the protein MALEKEHRINDDINVPKIRLIDAEGENQGVVSLRDALEMAYDAELDLVEIVPNAKPPVCRIMDYGKFRFDESKKAAIARKNQKQVQVKEIKMRPATDEGDYQIKLRKLKEFLEEGDKVKVTLRFKGREMAHKELGMDVLKRVEKELEELAVVEQFPRLEGRQMVMMLGAKKKA
- a CDS encoding DUF1800 family protein, yielding MTKRHYLHKGLLLILMLLTCLLPAAHAAVTANLTVQVVDGTNADAPLANHEIHVREVLADGSNVWRTKAKTDTNGQVAFTLDGLGAGKRYVLQAKSSRANKNRQSAVIDTAGAMTFRVGFPLLNVTLLDALTQQPLSDISVTAYKQENGKAIWLDNLKTNSSGLVIFELEALSQGIPVTLNAKVFNGFTATQTHTQPGSAKFTLGDTVATLVDGIQAGLPPLANYGVQVRELLSDGKTAWFASVTTDAKGQLRLNLPPNRQFRLEAKSTFNNAYKFSQPLQAGQQQTFQVGTPLLQATLKDAVSGAVLPAVKVTAYLIKADGKSVWRTETSTDANGQVRFDLPELLEGDKAQLFAAPYNAYRAASPIVSQPGNLEFKVGETRVKVMDSTQTPAKPLANQKVTIAEKMADGKEVWRSEATTDAAGLLRLSLFAQNDKRTYVLKAKSPFNQSWKTSQPLQQAGEYTFTVGSQPLPVTLKDLSTGNPLANIQITAYRVVAGGKPEWITRQTTDANGRTGFDLPELSNGGTIRLQATAFNNFGAWSQDITSTAAFEFGVGSMQISVKDGTQADGVLLPNLEVHIRENMADGTTAWFNKAITDTQGNLKIDLPGLDKGRKFFLQAMHPVTKRYKSSQTLEKAGAHTFMVGTRLMAVTLYNAITAAPLADKDITLQEIQAGNTSTWPYVWRSSAKTDAKGIAIIDSELLSQAGLNFVLSVTPYNTGRIMTAPFPAQTYSVDFPVGTIPVTLVDRDNGNAIMPNQRIDAYEISSDGKLTWLKNGTTDTNGQAIFDLETLRKGTRHVFKAYNPFGNKQYPYSRIITTTGAVTFAIGRTDKGELDLKPPALEILSPSKASVGTIGFELSGKASDDKALDKVDITLVSGSLTATHTATLDKITGNWKLAVSSTALQTGQTLNVTAIAVDATGNTTSVTRSYQVLADKDAPSITISSHHADETVLKTGFLLQGTVTDDTEVSTLQLSVTQDSGKVLVTPKNLTPTPAGHWAYALPNGILSQDSKITVSLTATDTSGKQSSNTLALNVAGAHEEHRQLLSRTTFGITDALLQEVTQLGTTEFLEQQLNPNKLDDSAFDARLTNANPATLTEFQTATLQRMIGSRRQLQEVMTWFWENHFNTDFRKTGNKLLYELAENDVFRANALGNFHHLLTASAKSPAMLYYLDNVKNVKANANENYARELLELHTVGVDGGYTQKEVDTLAEVFTGWQVQNDRFFFNAAQHNSSAKVFWGNAIPAGGVDEGERVLDILARHPATANYLCSKLVTYFVSDQPVNSLQARCASTFLEQDAAPDQIAQVLRVILTSPEFYATANINSKVKTPLEFVTASVRATHAQGTHADLPAALKRMGMDLYQYPLPTGYSDTGDDWVSSAALQERVRFVNLLANARSGATYLDTTKLFNAQQAITAESIASDLLNWTIGGYYAELEWQTALEVLNAEGAFNPNASNADARIRETVGTVLSYPEFNYQ
- the thrS gene encoding threonine--tRNA ligase, whose protein sequence is MPIITLPDASQRIYDAPLSVLAVAADIGAGLAKATLAGKVNDQLVDASYVIDHDVSLSIITAKDAEGVDIIRHSAAHLMAQAVKQLFPEVQVTIGPTVENGFYYDFASPRPFTPEDLQAIDARMQDLIKQDIPVERRTLSRDEAVSFFLNMGEKYKAEIIESIPADQTLSLYRQGDFIDLCRGPHVPSTGKIPSVKVMKVAGAYWRGNSNNEMLQRIYGTAWANKKDLQAYLTMLEEAEKRDHRKLGRQLDLFHFDEQAPGAVFWHPKGWTVFQALIGYMRQRQQRAGYVEVNTPDVMDRSLWETSGHWFNYRDNMFTTTTEDERVFALKPMNCPGGMLMFSQGLKSYRDLPLRMAEFGKVHRYEPSGALHGLMRVRHFTQDDAHIFCTEDQMAQECKDVVALVLDIYKEFGFENVHIKLSTRPENRIGSDESWDLLEHALGNALDSMNLPYTLFPGEGAFYGPKLEFVLRDAIGRDWQCGTLQVDMSLPERFDLTYVAEDNTRKRPVMLHRALFGSLERFTGILIEHYEGRFPLWLAPTQAVVMNITDKQADFVQDATKQLLDAGIRAVSDLRNEKIGFKIREHTMQRVPYLLVVGDREVETQSVAMRTRSGKDVGTFPLAEVQQRLSAEIASRRLSLSED
- a CDS encoding DUF1501 domain-containing protein, giving the protein MQRRDFLKYMLSSTVAGSAWFANNAHAAAAPKSLIVIFQRGGCDGLNVAVPYGEAAYYRLRPTLAIPRAGQSDGALDLNGFLGLHPAMSALHKLYQQGNVAVFPATHYPNASLSHFDSEHFIESGVISKTSNGWLNRHLETTSHSSGMRGVSFGTEIAQALRGNVPVSSFSDLAAFDLDMAASAEARMTARLQKIYAQSPHLGGNNGVRIQNAGRTLLADLGLVQQLDVKGYQPANGAIYPNNSYGTQLRQAAQLIKAGVGLELATVNIGGWDTHQTQGNQVGYQANMLKIFADGIAALYADLGTAMQDVMILTMTEFGRTAEENGSQGTDHGNAGCWFALGGGVRGGIYGQWPGLETAQLYKGRYLAHSVDFRDIFGEIASKHLHNNGLASLLPGHSHTPLNFLA
- the htpG gene encoding molecular chaperone HtpG, encoding MTATSNKENLQFQTEVNQLLHLMIHSLYSNKEIFLRELISNGSDACDKLRFEAIGNDSLYETDSELRVEVEFDAAAGTITVRDNGIGMSRDEVVTNIGTIAKSGTKEFLSKLTGDEKKDSHMIGQFGVGFYASFIVADKVTLTTRRAGDAASEGVRWESDAQSGYSLEQVEKATRGTEIVLHLKEDEKLLADGWRLRNIIRQYSDHIPLPVNMRKTEAGEIQDEWETVNKANALWTRAKSEVKDEEYQEFYKHVSHDWEDALAWSHNRVEGKYEYTSLLYLPSKAPFDMFDRDNTHGLKLYVQRVFIMEDKEFKLMPRYLRFVRGVLDSNDLPLNVSREILQGNKIIENMKNASVKKVIGLLENMIANEPDKYQKFWKEFGKVLKEGPGEDFSNREQIAKLLRFASTNNDSAEQTVSLPDYMARMKEGQDKIYYITADSHTAAKNSPHLEVFRKKGIEVLLLSDRVDEWLVQHLMEFEGKSLQSVAKGNLDLSKLESEEDKKEQEKIEAEAKNMVEHIKTALGEKVGEVRVSHRLTTSPSCIVLNDHDMALYMQQLMKQAGHEMPDTKPALEINPTHPLLKRMEAETDDERFGEWSSILLDQAILAEGGQLDDPAGFVNRLNKLMLAMG